One Pelmatolapia mariae isolate MD_Pm_ZW linkage group LG1, Pm_UMD_F_2, whole genome shotgun sequence genomic window, TCAAGTGAAGGCCGTTTAGAGGTATACACCCTTATATCAACTTCCCTACAATTTCCTGAAAGCTCGGTGAAAATCAACCACAGCACAAAGGTTGACGCTGGCTTAGTTAGCCTGACAGCTGACCAGCTGGCCTGTTTAGCTTATCGGCTAAAAGCTACGACACTAACgagaaattcacatttttacCTTTGAATAAATAATCGTATTCATCGTCTCTAGTCCCCATCGTCTTATTGAGATTGAATATTTAGTCCAAGATACGCTTCGTTTCAAATCAAATACGGCAATCTGCAGTATTTTACTCTTCCAACGGGAATGTGTTTGGGAGCCGTACTTCcgtattttcttcttctccttctctgcCGCAGAAAACCGGCATAATTCTGACATCAGACATCTAGTGGTCAAAAAATAAACTTCCCAACTATCAACTTTTCTTTTAGGGCCGATTTATGGAAGTAAATACGTTGCAAACGCGAGAGCTTGTCAAATAAAAAGAGATAATGTGTAGAAAAAATTTGAACTTGTATTTTCACTTGCGTTTTAAATGTATAGTTACAGAGGAAATATACATAAATGTGTAGATTAATGTTTGTAATTCaatttttactcatttattattattttttttaactgcttaCAACTATAACTCTGTGGTTACAGCCTCTCAAATCAGTGAATAAAAGCGCTCAACTGCTCCCTCAGAAGTCCCAAATTCATGTATTCTGCTCTTcaggagcagcagcaaaaaCCACTTTAGCTAATAGTAAATGTGCTAGCTAACTAGCTATCCGGCATGGTCATGGGTAATTGCGTTTaacattttacatatttaaaatctaTCAACACCAATCTATAAATGCCCCTCCCCCAGCCTTCTGTTTAATGCCAGGAGACATGAACCCTCCATCAAAGATGGTGTGCTTACTGTGGTCAGTAAAGATGAAGATtaaagtttgaaataaaaaaaaaaaatagataacatttaaattttatcatatttaaaaaatgtttaaataacagGCTAAAGTAATGGAAATATGCTTGTTTACTATTCAGCAGAAAAGTGCCCAgctgatatatatttttttgtattttttttgtatttgaaaataaatgttgtGCTTATTTAACTGCATTTCTATtgagtgtttttaattaatatttttaaataaacatttacatgGAGTGTTTATATTGATTAAGTAATCCTTTCTGTTTTGGTTAGTCTAGCTTTCCCAGTGTCTTTATCTCTGTGCCACATTTGTTACTGcccattttattttgtagagCTAGATGTCTCCTCTGTTTTgcatttagttttgcttccttgtCTCATTTTTAACTATGTTTTAGGCGTATCTCGTCACCCTCCTGCGTCCATTTCACTTGAGTCCATTGTGTAGAACTTGTAATTCAGGCTGAGGGGACAGTTACCTGTACAGCACTGCTTACAGTCAACATGAGGAGGGGCATCAAACAGGCCAAGGAGGTTTACAGGAGGATAGAGGGCTTCCTGACTGATAACAACCTCCACCAGGTGTGGAGAGGCATCCAAGCCCTCACCAACTACAAATGTGCTGACCAACTGGGGGAATCCTCACCAGGCtcttcaacctctccctgaCTCATGCCACTGTTCCCACCTGTCTGAAGGCCTCCACTACCGTTCTCATCCCCCAAATGTCTGGCATACACAGGCTCAATGACTACAGACCGATAGCCCTAACGTCTGTAGTCATGAAGTGCTTCGAGCAGATAGTGTCGAGCAGATAGTGTCTCAGCACATCAGGGACTGTCTACCCTCATCCCTTGACCCATCTGTAGAGCGCTGACCCATCTTGAGAACAGGAAGAGCTACATAAGGATGCTCTTCATGGACTACAGCTCAGAATTCAGCACTATAATCCCAGACATCCAAATTAGACCACCTCCACATCCCCCCTGCCACCTGCTCCTTGATCAAAGATTTCCTCACAGGAGTATGCTCTCAGCCCCTACTGTGTGCCCTATACATCTATGACTGTACCCCAAGCCACCCAACCAACATCTCTGTCCACCCCCCCTGGACCTGCACTGGCTGCACGTCCTCCGTGTCTTGAGAAAGAATAACCtagaagctgctgctggccttctACCGCTCCTCAGTGAAGAGCGTGCTCTCCTGCTGCCTTGGTGTTTGGTACACACAACTGAGAACAGGAATGCTGCACATAGGGTAGCTAACAATGCCCCCAAAAATCATTGGCTGCCCTCTGCTTTCCTGGAAGCAATCGCAGGTGACTCCTGCACCCCACCCACCACAtgtttgacctgctgccctctggttgGTCAATCAGGTCCCACACCTCCAGAAGCACAAACAGCATGGTCATCtcataaattaaataaatagtaatTGGCATAAATCTAATTCCAGACAGCACAAAAAATGAGGTCAGTACAGTGATTCCAACAAGTGGATGTAAAACAGAGTGTACAGCTGCATTTTTCAGTATCATGGTGCCTGTAAACCATTtacataaaaaacaataattaaagATAATTAAAGAATTGAGACCTACAGATAGCTAGTAGCTATAGCTACCTGTGTTAGCacactttattatttattttttactgactaactaactaacttttttttaaaatcacccacTGTAGGATTTGGAGTTTTGTTGATTTTGCACTGGCTTCACTTTTTACCCTGGTGTTTGTCAGTTTACTTTACCTAAAACCAAAATCTTTTCCCTAAACCTATTATTGCTGGTGTCAGTGGGTCAAGACACTGATGCCAAAGGACACATAGAAAAATAACAACAGGAGCATTTCTAAGCTCTTCAAAGTACTGGGTGTACTTAGGTATGGTTGTCTCGTCTCGTACTGCAGCACAGTTACCCTTAATGATCCAGGGCCGAGTACGTATCAGTTTGTTTCAGCATCTCGGCTCCTTTCTTGGAGCGGATACACTTTTGAAAATGTTGTCTCTTCATTGGTTAGGAGGTGGCATACTGTTTTCACATATTTGTTATTTAAACTCAGATAGCCAAGTTTACTATGTCAATATGTCTATTTACTCTGGAGAAGGCTGTAAAAATTTCTCCAAGATGGGTGGATCAATCAGTAGAGCTCACTTCTATCTGATGACAATACTGAATTGAGTTGCTCAGGATATCCTGAATCTTTCTGTCAGTAAGCACTGCCGTTTTGTTGCTGTTAGCTGGCGTTCATAAAACTTTGATCTAACATTGTTTGACTCAGACATCTAGAAAATTAATCCTGACATGATGTGACAATATAGTCAACCTGTTTAGAGGGAAAGTGATTTTTAGGGCACAGAAGCCTAATATTAGCTGGTGTAATGTTAGCCCATAACCACCCGCCTCATTGTCAGTTagtctttactttactttattgATTTAAATAGCACTCTAcacaggataaaaaccacaaagtgcttcacaataatgGTCGGAGACAAAGGAGACCAcatgtctaatctgctgacaataAGTAATTGTAATAAATTGTGAGTAAATAAGAATATTTATGAACGTTTTTGTGTGTTACAGCCCTGAGTTTGGTTTAAGAGGTCAGGTTTGATTTGAGGAGGAAGATTCAAAGGATCTGATGATGTGAGTTAAAACAGGGCTAAGATCAGGACCTAACGTAATGATTTCAAACCTTTTGCCCATTCAAATCCATGGCAGCAGTGCTGACACTCTTGTCAACAATAAAATCCAAGTATTTAACAGAAGGTGTTTCAGATTAGACATTGTTCATATCCAAGGACCCAACCTCAGGCAAAACCAAtccttttttatttgaaaacatTTGTGATTGGTCTTCAGTCCCAAAAAACCCTCGTCTGTCCAGGTCTGGGTGTTTTGTAGCTTTGATTTTCTTAATCTTACCTATGTGtaaaatgggattttttttaagcctCCTATCTTGACTTTATCTCTATCCCTATGTCACTCACagctagggttgccaaccgtcccttgaaaaacggaatcgttccgtatttagaaacaaaagtattgagctgaaaagggacgcactttgtcaaatggttaaaaaaataattacacacacaaaaaaaaagggcTAAGAAATTccccacactgggaagggtgaagacaatcAGGTCGCCCAGCCCTGGCCATGAGGcgtccctttttcttttttttttcagggagttggcaaccctactcACAGCACACAGTCATCTGCATATAAGAACAAATAACTGGAGGAGGCAATGTTCATCTCATTTATATTAAGGAGGTTCTCCACAACTGATTCTGCATTTATTTCTTCTTATAGTCAGGTAGGAATTTCTTCCACTTCATATTCTGTAAACAGAACATAAGAAAAGTTCATATATTAATATATTGCTGCTTACAGTAAGAACTGGAATACACAGTATTCTTTCAGGCTTACACTTTTACTCCAGGTGGACTTTGACTTCTTGGTCTTCATGTCGTCCAGCGTCTCATAAGTGTTGCCTTGAACGGTGGCTGCCTCACCAGGGATCTGCTCGTAGGTGTCATCTCGCAGCCTAGCAGGAGTTGTCGCCGGAGGAACCTCAGCATACATGTCATCTCCTTGCTGGGTTGAACGGCTGTCAGACCCCTCAGAGGTCTGGTACAGAGGGTTGGATCTTGATATTTCCTGATCATCATTGTGCTCTTCTGACCTGATCACGCTTTCATGGGGTGCATGGAGAGAATAGGTTTGGCAGGTAACCCTCTTTACTGGAACAGGCGATGTCAGAGATAGGCTGCTGAGCTGGTTGGAGTACTCCTCCTCTGTGGTGTTGTTGTCCAGGTGTGGTAGAGATTTGCTCCTGCTCTCTACTTGTGTCGACTGAGAGGTTGTGATGCCAGGAAAAAGATCACCAGGATACGCTGTGTCAGTTGCATCAACTGAGTCTTTGTTAGACATTATTGCTGAATTTGTGTTTGCCATGATTCCGTCTGCTCTGTATGCATCTATCTGGGATTTCATTGGATGTGAAGTTGTATCAGGCAAGGAACCACTCAGGGTAAATCCTAGAGGAATCCCTCTTTTTGGTCCTGGAGGCATACCCTTAATAAAAATGAGAGTGACAAAGtacactgtaagaaaaagtcctaatataaaagtattttactgtgtattttacagttttgttctgttcttctagaatatcattacatttacataaatagactgtgatttcacatttcaaatgcaaattaacgtaaaatcactgtaatgtaataaaacataattttcttgttttttaaatgtatctgtctgtacatatgcatatttagattgttaaaatacattcacaaatgtatcatgatttcacaaatatttgtccgttatttgaaagattgaactgttaaattcaaatgtactgCTATGGACAAATATATGACATGActtttttaacatcaaataattattacgattattgctatttagggcgatcgtggctcaagagttggcagttcgtcttgtaatcagaaggttgccggttcgagccccggctcggacactctcggtcgttgtgtccttggtcaagacacttcacctaccgcctactggtgatggccagaggggccgatggtgcgata contains:
- the sh2d7 gene encoding uncharacterized protein sh2d7, whose amino-acid sequence is MWMWMEKRSGVELNMEPQEGGGLKELVLRWFTETQAPLIQHNGNFPDWFQGLATRKEAEDLLRDKSMGCFLIRLSDKAFGYILSYKGNDRCRHFVITQNQDGHFIISGDSQTYGSLTELIQHYKVSAIQPFGEYLTSSCNEVDTNELYDVVNYNTKQTSGVSVQALRTLWDQKSDHHSHVGTNQRIQQQNDPPAVQPPILPPKSTARKLTGTVSVDAMSLSQGMPPGPKRGIPLGFTLSGSLPDTTSHPMKSQIDAYRADGIMANTNSAIMSNKDSVDATDTAYPGDLFPGITTSQSTQVESRSKSLPHLDNNTTEEEYSNQLSSLSLTSPVPVKRVTCQTYSLHAPHESVIRSEEHNDDQEISRSNPLYQTSEGSDSRSTQQGDDMYAEVPPATTPARLRDDTYEQIPGEAATVQGNTYETLDDMKTKKSKSTWSKSNMKWKKFLPDYKKK